One Bacillaceae bacterium S4-13-56 DNA segment encodes these proteins:
- a CDS encoding DUF6020 family protein, giving the protein MVKGLAVVIAAVLSTVASISWFQSFMETPNPTIAIIFLIYIGIYWLFFRLLFEEWRELFHLGTVIFSMLFTLAFLTSIYQPMEHLNDNGTLVHAFIYVGTFVTFTLVSILLIYLFTKVNIEIKDKQVSKWNIAFYGFPMAIVGTLFLLGFFPGEMSPDSFSHWTQIHTHEYNNWHPVVYTWLIQLLTVFWYSPAVVGTFQIIALSLTLGYGLYRFQKAGVPRTVLWIVAILFAIHPATGMFSIILWKDILYSTALMLFTILLFNIVATRGAWLSSISHLVFFGLTALSMMFMRSNGVPILLLLIVLLLLVYRNQWKKLGIFAVSVFAIYFIVSGPVYSAFHVEEGDPNEALGIPQQQLARVVVEGGEMNGAQQQYVYKLLPRDKWFELYNPYLTDTIKFSGIYNKELIFSDFPYFLKVWALVVKNNPGLVIDAYLDQTSLVWQIVEPEDGYTNTYPGGIFRANTYGIKQTPVSDGLHEFLTGYLEGSFENYKEWFWRPATYTFFILFFSFIAVRKIGFRSLLVSGPVLLNTAIVAAAIPAQDYRYLFANTLIAFMIFLMALVKKEEEHVFGFKV; this is encoded by the coding sequence ATGGTTAAAGGATTGGCAGTAGTTATTGCTGCAGTCCTAAGTACAGTAGCTTCCATATCATGGTTCCAGTCGTTCATGGAAACACCCAATCCAACGATTGCTATTATCTTTTTGATCTATATCGGAATATACTGGTTGTTTTTTCGCCTCCTTTTTGAAGAGTGGCGAGAGTTGTTCCATCTCGGGACGGTTATTTTCAGTATGCTTTTTACTTTAGCTTTTCTTACCAGCATTTATCAACCAATGGAGCATCTTAACGACAACGGAACACTGGTTCATGCATTTATCTATGTGGGGACTTTTGTAACATTTACGTTGGTTTCCATACTCCTGATCTATCTTTTCACGAAAGTAAATATTGAAATAAAAGACAAACAGGTTTCCAAATGGAATATTGCATTTTATGGTTTTCCCATGGCTATTGTGGGGACCCTGTTTTTACTTGGATTTTTTCCTGGGGAGATGTCGCCGGACTCGTTCTCTCATTGGACTCAAATACATACTCATGAATATAACAACTGGCATCCTGTGGTCTATACCTGGTTAATTCAACTGTTGACTGTTTTTTGGTATTCGCCGGCAGTGGTGGGAACGTTTCAGATTATTGCATTGAGTCTTACCCTTGGTTATGGACTTTATCGATTTCAGAAAGCAGGGGTTCCTAGGACAGTTCTTTGGATCGTTGCCATTCTTTTCGCGATCCACCCAGCTACAGGAATGTTTTCGATCATTCTTTGGAAGGACATCCTATACAGCACCGCCCTTATGTTGTTTACTATTCTTCTATTTAATATAGTAGCTACAAGAGGGGCATGGCTTAGCTCCATTAGCCATCTTGTGTTTTTCGGTTTAACAGCTCTATCCATGATGTTCATGAGAAGTAATGGTGTACCCATTTTACTCCTATTGATTGTCTTGTTACTTCTTGTTTATCGGAATCAGTGGAAGAAGCTTGGAATTTTTGCTGTTAGTGTGTTCGCAATTTATTTTATAGTTTCAGGACCAGTGTACTCAGCGTTCCATGTTGAAGAAGGGGATCCGAACGAAGCTCTCGGTATACCGCAGCAACAATTGGCTCGCGTCGTTGTGGAGGGTGGCGAGATGAACGGGGCCCAGCAACAGTATGTATATAAACTCTTGCCGCGAGATAAGTGGTTTGAGCTCTATAATCCTTATCTCACCGATACTATAAAATTTTCCGGCATATATAACAAGGAACTCATTTTTTCTGATTTTCCGTACTTTTTAAAGGTGTGGGCTCTTGTTGTAAAAAATAATCCAGGACTTGTGATCGATGCTTATCTAGACCAAACTTCTCTTGTTTGGCAAATCGTTGAGCCGGAAGACGGGTATACAAACACGTATCCAGGAGGAATTTTCCGTGCGAACACGTATGGGATTAAGCAGACTCCAGTTAGTGATGGATTACATGAATTCTTAACAGGCTATCTTGAAGGGTCCTTTGAAAATTACAAGGAATGGTTTTGGCGACCAGCAACATACACGTTTTTCATCCTATTTTTCAGCTTTATAGCTGTTCGAAAAATTGGTTTTCGTTCACTGCTCGTAAGTGGGCCAGTCCTCCTGAATACGGCAATCGTGGCCGCAGCCATCCCAGCTCAGGATTATCGATATCTTTTCGCCAACACTTTGATTGCTTTTATGATATTTTTAATGGCTCTTGTGAAAAAAGAGGAAGAACATGTTTTTGGGTTCAAGGTATAG
- the murJ gene encoding murein biosynthesis integral membrane protein MurJ produces the protein MRSLIKILGTVAVINVLARLFGFAREVVIGYQYGTSYQADSIVVAFTIPNFIYIVLGGAVTTAFISVYSKLDESRKKEFVQTIFSGLTLVIGGITILFMVFSDFWIELFFSGMSEKAFQLTSELFVWMAPSTFFLVLAMWLSGLMNVEGRYRLSAFSTLLFNGLFLLIGVGLTPILLEYSYGLGASVGALAMVLLLILAQKKTNIFKFHFNWRNNPDITRFMKLAVPILFGGAALQFYFFIQRIYAADLQDGLIASLNYASKMTQFPQAVLMTTITTVIFPMLAKTVGEGDTAKLKRIYQKGFKWLSVLLIPATVYVFFYAKEIIEVVFQYGNFNEDSTAMTYPLLQIFALSMYTLALNTYVTRFFYAKENSYIPILFSIVSVFGINILVINLFLEEMGATAIALGTVVGSLVNTILLIIGAQIKYRYTIMSKIDFVKVTGFLLVTGTMIWAIHLLPVESSLLLLLLGGLLTAVVVLGGLRVFKT, from the coding sequence GTGCGGTCATTAATAAAAATATTGGGGACAGTGGCGGTGATCAATGTCCTGGCAAGGCTATTTGGCTTTGCACGCGAAGTAGTCATTGGATATCAATATGGGACGAGCTATCAGGCTGATAGTATTGTCGTTGCCTTTACGATTCCCAATTTTATTTATATAGTCCTTGGTGGAGCGGTCACCACGGCCTTTATTTCCGTGTACAGCAAACTCGACGAATCCAGAAAAAAGGAATTTGTTCAAACTATTTTTTCGGGTTTAACGCTTGTGATTGGTGGAATCACCATTCTATTCATGGTGTTCTCTGATTTTTGGATTGAGCTTTTTTTCAGTGGGATGTCAGAAAAAGCCTTTCAATTAACAAGTGAATTGTTTGTGTGGATGGCACCATCAACCTTTTTCCTTGTGCTCGCTATGTGGCTCAGTGGACTTATGAATGTGGAGGGTCGTTACCGACTTAGCGCCTTTTCAACCCTGCTTTTCAACGGATTATTTTTACTAATCGGGGTTGGACTTACACCGATTTTACTTGAATATTCCTATGGTCTTGGTGCTTCAGTGGGAGCATTAGCCATGGTTTTATTGCTGATACTAGCCCAAAAGAAAACGAATATTTTCAAGTTTCATTTCAACTGGAGAAACAATCCTGATATTACTCGTTTTATGAAGCTAGCGGTTCCTATTTTATTTGGGGGAGCAGCATTACAGTTTTACTTTTTCATTCAAAGAATCTATGCCGCTGACCTGCAGGATGGATTAATTGCTTCATTAAACTATGCATCAAAAATGACCCAGTTTCCGCAGGCGGTTCTAATGACAACTATTACAACAGTTATCTTTCCTATGCTAGCTAAAACGGTTGGGGAGGGGGATACGGCAAAACTTAAACGCATTTACCAAAAAGGATTTAAGTGGCTGTCTGTATTACTCATTCCTGCCACTGTATATGTTTTTTTCTATGCTAAAGAAATCATAGAAGTCGTTTTCCAATATGGGAACTTTAACGAAGATTCAACGGCAATGACGTATCCATTGCTGCAAATCTTCGCACTGTCAATGTACACATTGGCGTTGAATACGTATGTGACTAGGTTCTTCTATGCGAAGGAAAATTCCTATATACCGATTTTATTTAGTATTGTTTCCGTATTCGGAATCAACATTTTAGTGATCAACTTATTCCTTGAGGAAATGGGAGCAACAGCCATTGCTCTTGGAACCGTGGTTGGCTCACTAGTGAATACCATTCTGCTTATTATTGGAGCACAAATCAAATACCGTTACACTATCATGTCAAAAATAGATTTTGTAAAAGTGACAGGATTTTTACTGGTGACAGGCACCATGATATGGGCCATACACCTGCTTCCAGTTGAATCTAGTCTCCTATTGTTACTCCTTGGAGGACTATTGACGGCAGTAGTTGTTTTAGGTGGGTTGCGTGTTTTTAAGACTTAA
- a CDS encoding DMT family transporter: MEKINLLTFLTLLLFTLLGSIGSFYFKKMSSDSHRVDRDGSHQHDMGESGEKQNQRGKLTQIWQQQEFRVGTLTLQRSFVEYFILGGFFYGTGAILNIVTLQLLPYTVVYPLTSITYIWTLIISALFLKEKITVKKILGLTLIVAGAFLLVS, encoded by the coding sequence GTGGAGAAAATTAACCTACTAACATTCCTAACACTACTACTCTTCACACTCCTAGGCTCCATCGGCTCCTTCTACTTCAAGAAAATGAGTAGTGACAGTCATCGTGTTGATAGGGACGGTTCTCACCAACACGATATGGGAGAAAGTGGAGAAAAACAAAATCAAAGGGGGAAATTAACGCAGATTTGGCAGCAACAAGAGTTTCGTGTTGGAACTCTCACTTTACAGCGTTCCTTTGTGGAGTATTTCATCTTAGGAGGATTCTTTTACGGTACAGGAGCTATTCTAAATATAGTCACCCTACAGCTTTTACCATATACAGTTGTATATCCATTAACATCAATCACTTACATATGGACGCTTATCATTTCAGCCTTATTCTTAAAAGAGAAAATAACCGTAAAGAAAATACTTGGCCTAACACTTATCGTGGCAGGAGCCTTTCTACTAGTGAGTTAG
- the secA2 gene encoding accessory Sec system translocase SecA2 — MGVLQMLSKSKEERHLKKYLKTVDKINILEKEFEQLSDDELRMKTVEFKQLIADGSSVDDLKGEAFAVVREASKRVLGLRHFDVQLIGGLVLLEGNIAEMPTGEGKTLVASLPSYLRALEGKGVHVITVNEYLARRDRALIGQIHEFLGLTVGLNIPGLHPLQKQEAYEAEITYGIGTEFGFDFLRDNMAYAKTQKVQRKYYYAIIDEVDSVLIDEAKTPLIIAGKTMPSENLANVCAKVTKNFQQDVEFQFDHELKTVNITDEGINKIERAFGIENLFDLEHRSLYHYMLQALRARVLFTRDVDYIVDQGEVKLVDMNTGRIMEGRSLSDGLHQAIEAKEGLKVTEENKAQASVSIQNYFRMYPVLSGMTGTAKTEITEFQHVYGMDVVQIPTNKPIIRKDLPDLVFKTKEQKYRRMVEEVRQRHEKGQPILIGTTSILQSEVVAEYLDEAGLSYHLLNAKSVEHEAHLISLAGQKSQITIATNMAGRGTDIMLGEGVAELGGLHVLGTEKHESRRIDNQLKGRSGRQGDPGSTQFIISLEDELFIRFAKDDVEAKLPSLTTDSTGLILNKEIHKFIDKVQKISEGSHFSVREFSLKLDDIINDQREVIYKLRDQIFYSTNTIEILKKHVEPVVLDLVDKHCSEDSIPDDWDLKGLNQKLEDFMLVEVTFDRDYEEPEEVREAVKPFIERHLEEVSFHENVEEIQNTLRQISLALVDHHWTEHLDEMNRMKEGVGIRHYQQEDPIRTFQKEGFELFEIMYHRLELDFNRRMTRAIQQFEARKIKIDLT, encoded by the coding sequence ATGGGTGTTCTACAAATGTTGAGCAAGTCGAAGGAAGAACGTCATCTAAAAAAGTATCTAAAAACGGTAGATAAAATAAATATTTTGGAGAAAGAATTTGAGCAACTAAGTGATGATGAGCTGCGTATGAAGACGGTGGAGTTTAAGCAGTTGATAGCCGATGGTTCTTCGGTGGATGATCTTAAAGGTGAGGCGTTTGCGGTGGTTCGCGAGGCTTCAAAGCGAGTACTTGGGCTGCGCCATTTTGACGTACAGTTAATTGGTGGGCTTGTTTTATTAGAAGGAAATATTGCGGAAATGCCAACGGGAGAAGGAAAAACACTTGTTGCCTCTCTTCCAAGTTATTTGCGCGCCCTTGAAGGGAAAGGTGTTCACGTTATTACGGTGAATGAATACTTAGCACGTCGTGACCGTGCATTAATTGGGCAAATCCACGAATTTTTAGGGTTAACCGTTGGATTAAATATCCCAGGTCTGCACCCTCTTCAGAAACAAGAGGCTTATGAAGCAGAAATTACTTATGGTATTGGAACAGAATTTGGATTTGATTTTTTACGAGATAATATGGCTTATGCCAAAACTCAAAAGGTTCAACGAAAATATTATTATGCAATTATTGACGAGGTTGATAGTGTCTTAATTGATGAGGCAAAAACTCCTCTTATTATTGCTGGAAAAACAATGCCAAGTGAAAATTTGGCCAATGTATGTGCGAAGGTCACAAAAAACTTCCAGCAGGATGTGGAGTTTCAGTTTGACCATGAGTTAAAAACGGTTAACATCACCGATGAAGGAATTAATAAAATTGAACGTGCTTTTGGGATTGAAAATTTGTTCGATCTTGAACATCGTTCACTCTATCATTATATGTTGCAAGCGTTACGTGCCCGTGTGTTATTTACGAGAGATGTTGATTATATCGTTGATCAGGGTGAAGTAAAGCTTGTGGATATGAACACCGGCCGCATCATGGAGGGTCGTAGTTTAAGTGATGGATTGCATCAGGCAATCGAAGCGAAGGAAGGGCTTAAGGTTACAGAAGAAAATAAGGCTCAGGCTTCCGTTTCGATTCAAAACTATTTCCGTATGTACCCTGTTTTATCTGGTATGACAGGTACAGCTAAAACTGAAATAACTGAGTTCCAGCATGTTTATGGTATGGATGTTGTTCAGATCCCAACAAATAAGCCTATTATTCGTAAAGATTTACCTGACCTAGTTTTCAAAACGAAGGAACAGAAATACCGCCGGATGGTTGAGGAAGTTCGTCAGCGTCATGAAAAGGGACAGCCTATTTTAATCGGGACAACGTCCATCCTTCAATCAGAGGTTGTGGCTGAATATTTGGATGAGGCTGGATTGAGCTATCATTTGTTGAATGCTAAAAGCGTGGAGCATGAAGCACATCTTATTTCCCTCGCTGGACAAAAGAGTCAAATCACGATTGCCACGAATATGGCTGGTCGCGGAACAGACATCATGCTTGGAGAGGGTGTAGCTGAACTTGGTGGTTTGCACGTTCTTGGAACAGAAAAACATGAAAGCCGTCGCATCGATAATCAGTTGAAAGGTCGTTCTGGCCGTCAAGGCGATCCAGGCTCTACCCAATTTATTATCTCATTAGAAGATGAGCTTTTTATCCGCTTCGCCAAAGATGATGTGGAAGCTAAACTTCCTTCTTTAACGACGGATAGTACCGGATTAATTTTGAATAAAGAAATTCATAAATTTATAGATAAGGTGCAAAAAATCAGTGAAGGAAGCCACTTCTCTGTTCGTGAATTTTCCTTGAAACTGGACGATATTATTAATGATCAACGAGAGGTTATTTATAAACTACGAGATCAAATCTTCTATTCTACGAATACGATTGAAATTTTGAAAAAGCATGTGGAACCTGTTGTTCTTGATTTGGTTGATAAACATTGCTCAGAAGATTCTATTCCTGATGATTGGGATCTTAAAGGTTTAAATCAGAAGTTAGAAGATTTCATGCTTGTGGAAGTTACGTTTGATAGAGATTACGAAGAGCCAGAAGAGGTTCGTGAAGCAGTAAAGCCTTTCATTGAGAGGCATTTAGAGGAAGTTTCCTTCCATGAGAATGTAGAGGAAATTCAAAATACGTTACGACAGATTAGTTTGGCGCTTGTGGACCATCATTGGACGGAGCATTTAGATGAAATGAATCGTATGAAGGAAGGCGTTGGTATCCGACACTATCAACAGGAGGATCCTATCCGAACCTTCCAAAAAGAAGGCTTTGAGCTTTTCGAGATAATGTATCATCGATTAGAGCTTGATTTTAACCGTCGTATGACCAGAGCGATTCAACAGTTTGAAGCTAGAA
- a CDS encoding EamA family transporter: protein MNNLIYSLNKNKKGIAIMTIAALMTAFGQLQWKLSGGDINLHLITGFVLYFLGAVLMIVAYRYGSLSVLHPILSLGYIFALLLGTLFLQEVITEKSILGTLLIILGATLIGGGEN from the coding sequence ATGAACAATCTGATCTATTCATTAAATAAAAATAAAAAGGGAATTGCGATCATGACCATAGCTGCACTAATGACAGCTTTTGGTCAGCTTCAGTGGAAGCTTTCTGGGGGAGACATTAACCTGCATCTTATTACAGGTTTTGTCCTTTATTTTTTAGGTGCTGTTCTTATGATTGTTGCCTATCGGTACGGGAGTCTATCCGTTCTGCATCCTATCTTAAGTCTAGGCTACATTTTTGCCCTACTACTCGGGACTCTCTTTCTTCAAGAAGTCATAACAGAAAAAAGCATACTCGGAACCCTACTCATCATACTAGGAGCAACCCTCATAGGAGGTGGAGAAAATTAA
- the galU gene encoding UTP--glucose-1-phosphate uridylyltransferase GalU: MKIRKAIIPAAGLGTRFLPATKAQPKEMLPIVDKPTIQYIVEEAAASGIEDIIIISGRGKRAIEDHFDISYELEEKLAEKGKTDQLNMVRSISGLANIHYIRQKEPKGLGHAIYVANRFVGNEPFAVLLGDDIVESEEPCLKQLIDVYNEHGSSVVGVQEVPHSDVSSYGIIEYADERVGGGQRVGGDGSYQHNVHKVRSLVEKPQPEDAPSNLAITGRYILMPEIFKILETLPPGKGGEIQLTDAINKLNQEQSVYACEYKGRRYDIGNKFGFVRATIDFAIEREDIRDELLDYMKNVIGNYSKK; this comes from the coding sequence ATGAAGATACGTAAAGCAATTATTCCAGCAGCTGGTCTTGGTACACGTTTTTTACCAGCAACTAAAGCACAGCCAAAAGAAATGCTTCCCATAGTGGACAAGCCAACGATTCAATATATCGTTGAAGAAGCTGCGGCATCAGGAATTGAAGATATTATTATTATTTCTGGTCGTGGGAAACGTGCAATTGAAGACCATTTCGATATTTCTTATGAGCTTGAAGAAAAGCTTGCTGAAAAAGGTAAGACGGATCAGTTGAATATGGTACGATCGATTTCTGGTTTGGCAAATATTCATTATATAAGGCAGAAGGAACCAAAAGGTCTGGGACACGCTATTTATGTGGCTAATCGATTTGTGGGGAACGAGCCATTTGCAGTATTACTTGGAGACGACATTGTCGAATCCGAGGAGCCTTGCTTGAAGCAGTTGATTGATGTGTACAATGAGCATGGTTCATCCGTTGTCGGAGTGCAGGAAGTCCCCCACTCCGACGTGTCCAGCTACGGAATTATCGAATATGCCGATGAGCGTGTTGGTGGCGGCCAGCGTGTTGGTGGGGACGGTTCTTACCAACACAACGTTCATAAGGTGCGGTCGTTGGTAGAAAAGCCTCAACCAGAGGATGCTCCTTCAAACTTAGCGATTACAGGTCGTTATATTCTGATGCCAGAAATCTTTAAGATTCTTGAAACCCTTCCACCCGGGAAAGGTGGAGAAATTCAGTTGACGGATGCGATTAACAAACTGAATCAAGAACAATCCGTTTATGCTTGTGAGTATAAAGGGCGCCGTTATGATATTGGGAACAAGTTCGGTTTTGTTCGGGCGACTATTGATTTTGCAATTGAACGTGAGGACATTCGTGATGAGCTTTTGGATTATATGAAGAATGTGATAGGAAATTATAGCAAGAAATAA
- a CDS encoding polysaccharide pyruvyl transferase family protein, which produces MTIGIVGNYGNNNKGDEAILEGILLQLQKVFKVSRDEIIVFSNQPDQTNKSYGVKSERLYHKKKSAYLTMLSTMRANYSTIKKLDMLIVGGGGIFMDLYGREAFLFGMYGWLAKLSRTPVVLYGVGAGPILTKVGKILLRSLANLSEIVTVRDPKSKELLKSIGVKSEIHVIGDPAFEVPMPATTQKRERPLQIGVTAVPFHHGSYWPEENVEMYQNYVLGMARNLDALVEKYPDVQINFFSTKYPQDVWVSEEVKSKMTHSDHCRVQNKVFYPEDIVKFTAEQDIVIGTRLHSLILALVSETPVIAVAYHHKVKDFMDMIGSNDHVIVIDQLNKEDDFFVCCYEQMANDWPATLERYQTIANTMKHKAHQGMVLVNEHIQAKKKRKSRVLVLSNMYPSTHSKTFGIFVKNQVEQLRNQGLKVDTIAITDPRKGKSILLKKYLGFFLRGLARLIAGGWRYQVVHAHYIFPTGLIGLAYKFLLRKKLIVTSHGGDIDQMVKKSGWARKLSEMILQKADHIIAVGDRLKQDIVDNFDVPADRVSVINMGVNRDVFKQIEKSEARSKLELSADERILLFVGNLIFAKGLSDLGQAMLSLKETDPDVTLHLIGEAKDRNYIEKFKAEFMGEGSANEINDPNSPNGNRNGGNIVIHDAMDQSEVAVWLSAADLFILPSHIEGFGLVALEAMSCGTPVVGTDVGGLTYLLDGEAGLKVEPKNPTSLAKGIRSLLHDPERQEILRTNGFKKAEENDQNQLIQEILKIYGI; this is translated from the coding sequence ATGACAATTGGTATTGTCGGCAACTACGGGAACAATAATAAAGGCGATGAAGCCATCCTTGAAGGAATCCTACTTCAGCTTCAAAAGGTATTCAAGGTCAGCCGCGACGAAATCATTGTTTTTTCCAACCAGCCAGACCAAACAAATAAATCCTATGGAGTAAAATCAGAGCGCCTTTATCACAAGAAGAAAAGCGCTTATTTAACCATGCTCTCCACCATGCGCGCCAACTATTCTACCATTAAAAAGTTGGACATGCTCATCGTCGGTGGAGGAGGAATCTTCATGGACCTTTACGGGCGCGAAGCCTTTTTATTCGGGATGTACGGCTGGCTCGCCAAACTGTCACGCACCCCCGTTGTCCTGTACGGCGTAGGCGCAGGCCCAATACTTACCAAAGTAGGAAAAATATTACTTCGATCCTTAGCCAATTTGTCTGAAATCGTCACCGTTCGAGATCCAAAATCAAAAGAACTCCTCAAATCCATAGGAGTTAAATCTGAAATACATGTCATTGGAGACCCAGCCTTCGAAGTCCCTATGCCAGCAACAACCCAAAAAAGAGAACGACCACTCCAAATCGGAGTCACAGCCGTACCCTTTCATCATGGAAGCTACTGGCCAGAAGAAAACGTTGAAATGTATCAAAACTACGTCCTTGGGATGGCGCGAAACCTAGACGCACTCGTCGAAAAATACCCAGACGTACAAATCAACTTCTTCTCTACTAAATACCCACAAGACGTCTGGGTATCAGAAGAAGTCAAATCCAAAATGACACACAGCGACCACTGTCGCGTCCAAAATAAAGTCTTCTACCCAGAAGACATCGTCAAATTCACAGCCGAACAAGACATCGTCATCGGCACAAGATTACACTCACTCATACTAGCACTCGTATCCGAAACACCCGTGATCGCCGTAGCCTATCACCACAAAGTAAAAGACTTCATGGACATGATCGGCTCCAACGACCACGTCATCGTCATCGACCAACTCAACAAAGAAGACGACTTTTTCGTCTGCTGCTACGAACAAATGGCAAACGACTGGCCAGCAACACTCGAACGCTACCAAACCATAGCCAACACCATGAAACACAAAGCACACCAAGGAATGGTCCTAGTAAACGAACACATCCAAGCAAAAAAAAAACGGAAATCACGAGTCCTAGTACTCAGTAACATGTACCCATCAACACACTCAAAAACATTCGGAATCTTCGTCAAAAACCAAGTAGAACAACTGCGGAACCAGGGTCTAAAAGTAGACACCATCGCCATCACCGACCCACGCAAGGGCAAATCAATTCTTTTGAAAAAATACCTCGGATTCTTCCTCCGAGGCCTAGCAAGACTCATCGCTGGGGGATGGCGCTATCAGGTTGTTCACGCCCACTACATCTTTCCGACAGGATTGATTGGGCTAGCGTACAAGTTCTTGCTTCGCAAAAAACTTATCGTCACCTCCCATGGCGGGGATATCGACCAAATGGTCAAAAAGAGTGGGTGGGCACGAAAGCTATCAGAAATGATTTTACAAAAAGCCGACCATATCATTGCCGTCGGTGACCGCTTAAAACAAGACATCGTCGACAACTTTGATGTTCCTGCGGACAGAGTATCCGTCATTAACATGGGTGTGAACCGAGATGTTTTTAAGCAGATAGAAAAATCTGAAGCTCGCTCTAAGCTCGAGCTTTCTGCTGATGAGAGAATCCTTTTGTTCGTCGGTAACCTTATTTTTGCCAAAGGCCTATCTGACTTAGGTCAAGCCATGCTTTCTTTAAAGGAAACCGATCCAGATGTGACCCTTCATTTAATTGGAGAAGCCAAGGATCGTAATTATATTGAAAAATTCAAAGCGGAGTTTATGGGTGAAGGATCTGCTAACGAAATAAATGATCCCAATAGTCCTAATGGAAATCGAAATGGCGGAAACATCGTGATTCATGATGCTATGGACCAGTCAGAAGTTGCAGTCTGGCTCTCTGCCGCAGACCTATTCATTCTCCCATCCCATATCGAAGGCTTTGGCCTTGTGGCATTGGAGGCTATGTCCTGTGGGACGCCGGTTGTTGGTACCGATGTGGGAGGCCTAACCTATTTACTAGACGGTGAAGCGGGGCTTAAGGTGGAACCAAAAAATCCAACTAGTCTTGCCAAAGGGATACGCTCCCTATTGCATGATCCTGAACGCCAAGAGATCCTCCGTACAAACGGATTTAAAAAAGCTGAGGAAAATGACCAAAATCAGCTTATTCAAGAGATCCTCAAGATATATGGGATTTAA
- a CDS encoding glycosyltransferase family 2 protein, translating into MKIAVLIPCYNEEQTIGAVIEDFRQELPDATIYVYDNNSKDRTSEIAREHGVVVKKEFRQGKGHVVRSMFREIEADCYVMVDGDNTYPAKFVHQLIEPIKNKEANMVIGDRLSNGTYTEENKRAFHNFGNSLVKGLINFLYKSKLDDIMTGYRAFDPLFVKSMPVMSPGFEIETEMTIHALDKRLAIKEIPIEYRDRPEGSESKLNTVSDGYKVVKKIFTLFKEYKPMLFFNVWAAIFFILGLAVGTPVIVEFIQTQYVEKVPSAILAVGLVLLAVLSLACGLILDTVASSHKKQYEIELNKIYKDIAKGPVEE; encoded by the coding sequence TTGAAAATCGCAGTATTAATCCCTTGTTATAATGAGGAGCAAACCATTGGCGCGGTTATAGAGGACTTCAGACAAGAGCTGCCTGATGCAACCATATATGTTTATGACAATAATTCGAAGGACCGGACGTCTGAGATTGCCCGAGAGCATGGGGTAGTTGTGAAAAAGGAGTTCAGACAGGGGAAGGGCCATGTGGTTCGATCCATGTTTCGCGAGATTGAAGCGGACTGTTATGTGATGGTGGATGGAGACAATACATATCCGGCAAAATTTGTCCATCAGCTGATCGAGCCTATCAAAAATAAAGAAGCTAATATGGTCATTGGGGACCGTTTATCCAATGGGACCTACACAGAAGAGAATAAGCGAGCGTTCCATAATTTTGGTAATTCATTAGTCAAAGGTCTAATTAACTTTTTATATAAGAGTAAGCTAGATGACATTATGACAGGATACCGTGCTTTCGATCCTCTTTTTGTTAAATCAATGCCAGTCATGAGTCCAGGGTTTGAGATTGAAACTGAGATGACCATCCATGCCTTGGACAAGCGTCTAGCTATAAAAGAAATCCCAATTGAATATCGGGATCGTCCGGAAGGTAGTGAGTCTAAACTAAATACCGTCAGTGACGGTTATAAAGTTGTAAAAAAAATCTTTACTTTGTTTAAAGAGTACAAGCCAATGTTATTCTTCAACGTTTGGGCGGCTATTTTTTTCATTCTTGGTTTAGCTGTGGGAACTCCAGTCATCGTTGAATTTATTCAAACACAATACGTTGAAAAAGTCCCGTCTGCTATTCTTGCGGTTGGTCTCGTGTTACTAGCGGTTCTTTCTCTAGCCTGTGGACTCATCTTGGATACCGTGGCATCCAGTCATAAAAAACAATATGAAATAGAATTAAATAAAATATACAAAGATATTGCGAAGGGCCCAGTGGAGGAATAA